TTACGGTTGTACACAGATGAACGGATCCATGTGGTGAGTAAGGGTGTGGATAAGTTGGGATCCTTAACGTTAaagaaaaatgtttttgttgGTCCCTGCACCCCACAAAATTAAAATCACAGGGCAGTTATCACAAAACTTTATCTTATGTGTTATAGCCCAACTAGACGGTAGGCTATAAAGGCCTGGAGGAAGCTGTGTAATTTAAATAAAACCTGAGAGCAAAAGGCGAACTTTAGGCTACTTTGGTGAATTTGCAAGGCATGCGTGACAAGACATTGCAAGGTACAGATTACCAATACATTCTTTCTGCCTGCCGCCTTCTCTTTCCCTCGCGCTGGCTTGCCTGCTCTTGCTCTTCGTTAATGATATGAGTGTGTATTCAgtctgtttttatttaacctttatttaactaggcaagtcaattaagaaaaaagtctacccggccaaaccctaacccggacaacgctgggccaattgtgcgccgccctatgggactcccaatcacggccggctgtgatacagcctggaatcgaaccagggtctgtagtgacacctctagcactgagatgcagtgccttagaacactgcgccactctggaaccctgttgcgtgtagaatatcctagcctattcattgatgataGGCCCTGCTTTACTGAAGTTGCGAGACATTGCAAGCCAAGAATTTAAGATACAGCATTCAATTGCGAGATACAGCTTTTGATTGCCGATAGATAGGCCTTGTGCACGTCTCTGACTTTGTCTGCCTGGTTGccgacctgcctatactgtgTCCATCCCCTCTCTTCGTCCCTCGCTAGCTCGCTATGAAAGACGCGAGTGTTGTTTTCTCGGATACTGAATACTGAATCTTGATACTCAGAAATGGGAGTTGACGGGCAAGGAGCCGAGGAATCAATTATTTTGGGTCGGCTCTTCACCACTATGGCAGAGAAAGACAAGCAACACCAGATAAGTTAAATGGGAAGGAAATGCGAACTTTGCGAGGTGGAATTGAGGTACAGTAACGGTAGTAAAGATTCCATGCTTCAACATCTGAAAGGGACGCACCGTGAGACCCAAACTGCTGCTGGCAGCAGCGCAGCTGCATTGTGAATTCACGTGTCATTTTATGAATATTTCTTATCGTTTTAACGCAAAACTGATAAAATGACTGTTTAAacgttattttgatttttttttttccatttgtcacatccctagtGGTGAGTACTGACTGGCCATGTCAGACGTGCACTCTTttcatttgtctctctctttctcctccttcatTCGCCTTTATCTCTGCTTCAGCTTACTGCTTGCTCTTTCTGACATCTGACGgaccattctttctctctctccatgctcctTCTCATCTTCTTTTCTCCCTTCGTTGCCATCTCTGACTGCACTCTTCTTTCCCCAGTGTGCAGGCAGTGGATCTGTCTTTTGGAACAGAACTTCTCCCAGCTTACAAGGTAATCATTAACTTCCCATATTTACACCATCACTAAATATTAGGGGTTAGTCAGTTATTTGAAGTCAAAAGTGTTTGTGTCAATGTACtgtctgctgtttctctgtttttCATTTCTCTGTTTCTTGTGTTgtgaaatgcactttaaataaattgGGACATGACTTGACACTGCACTCAAACCGTGTTGACCAAAATAAATAAGTATATATAATAATTAAGTGTATATCAAAATAAATCCTCACAACTGTTGCTtcactggtctctgtctgtccctcttacCCCAGGTTCTGACTCTGAGCCTCAGTgagctgtcctctgtctctcacctCATTGTGGTTGCCTCCAACCTCAACGGTAGACAGGTACATTGTGTGCTCTCTTTTCTTTATAACCCAAAGCATTCTTTCATTCTTAAAAACAACTTTAGATTTTGATAGCACTTATGTGCCCTAGTTATTAACAAATAGATACAAGTAGAGAAACACTATTTTCCAGAAGGCGTAGTGACAATATAAGTAAATCAACTATATTTATTTCAGTGGTAGCGCCATTCCATATTTATAAATGTGAAGAGAAGTAGAGAAACTCTTGAAGTACCCTTCAATGTGTGTATCTTTTCTACTCTGtgtcccacagttcacagtggAGTGTGAGTGGCAGAGACAGGAGTCTCAGACCATCTCTGTGCCAGTACCACACGTTCTCTCCTTCGGTGAGTCCTCCTTTTCTCTAATTCCTCCCTGTAGAAACAATTATATTTGCAGTCTGGTTTGtctgaaaacatttattttgcaagAGCTAGTTAGTTAGGTATACTGAATTTGTTGACGTTTCTCATTCGGTGAGCAACACTTGCTCCCAACGGTTGAACTCTGTGGGTCCTCGCTCGTTCAGGCATGAGTGTTAGTGACGTCACTCTCAACTCCACCGGACTTCGGCACACCATTGAGCTGCAGCACTTTCATCAGGTAAGTCCCTCTGAATTGTATATTTCTATAATAAGTTTGGTTAAGTAATTATCCACTACTTGCAGTCAGTACATTCTATCAGGAGGTTGAACATCTTACATACAGTACTGGCAGAACAAGACAGGTATTTGGTCTTATACTTTCTGACCACTGTATCCTCAGGTCTATCAGGCTTTCAGAATTTCAGTCGTAAGCCACTGCAAAGTAACCAAAGCAGGTAAGCAGATGTCTACAGTTTTGCAGCAGCACATTTTTATCAACTGATGGGGTGCGTGTTTGTGCGAGTTTAGTTAACAGCTGCTCCTAATCATCTTTAATTTATGATTTTGGTAATGGTTCAAAATGCAAAGTACCAGTAATGTTGGATTGAATGTCCTTGTCTCTATGTACAGACAGACTGCCCAATGTCTACATAATGAAGGTGCCATGGTTTAGGGAGGACTCCGTTACCACGTCCAGGCAAGATCTTACCACCTGTCCGTCCATCTGTTTGTCTGTCCAATCCTATGACATTTGGCTATTTTTAAATCTAATGTATTTACCAGTAACCCAATGGAaaactgttatttattttgtctATCCCTGCATCTCTCTCAGTATTCCCTCTGTAACAGAGATATCGGGAATGCTCCACACGAGTAGTCCTGACAACTCCGCTGGTGTCCTGTTGCAGCTCCACACTGCCCCCAACTGCCACTATAAGGTACTGCCCACAGAATGAAATGGGATCGTTTTGTTTTTCCTGTTATCTCAACTTGGTATTGCCCATTTAATGTGAGGCATTAAACCATGATACAGGCTTCAAGCTGAATCACGTTtggtttttaattaaaaaaacttTAATAAATTTCCCTTTTTCCTCTAAGACTGGctgaatctctctctttctcatctctccctctccaggtaTCTGTGAGAACATCATTTCCTAGAGTGCTTGGACAGGTAAGACCTGTACTCTGTTGTGCTCAGCTCTCACCCTTACATACAGAGTTATGAGCATTGTAGTAGCCCTGGGTAATTTAGCCTTGTGTGAAATGGAGGCAAGTTAGCTTAATTCAAACACACCAATATGACTAATTAGCTAACACATTTTCTACCCTGCTGTCCTTCCAGGTGCTGAGGTTCTGTGGGCCCGTGTTGCCGGTGTACGTGGCTGTAGCGCTCCTACTGGCCTGTGGGGGGCAGATGTCCTCTGTCGTGAGGATGGGGCGCCCCCTACAGATGAGCCATGCCGTGGCCAGATCCCTGCAGCCCCACAAGGTGGACCTTCCCGTCTACCTGCTGCATCTGCTGCTCAGGTAGACCTATTATTCCATCAagcatgtatgtgtgtgcaacagtggaggctgctgagtggaggactgctcataataatggctggacagagcgaatggaatggcatcaaacgcatggacacagacacactgtgAAAGACCACTCGTATTAcgacaccacaccacaccatacaaagTCCCTTTATCCTCCTTCATCCCTCTATCTGTATCCAGGTATAGCTGGTTCCAGGATGGTTGGTCCGCTCTTCATCTCCCGCCGTTAGATGCTCTCCCCGCCACCTCCCCAGATGGTACGACACAGGAGGGGTTGCCCCTAAACGAAGACTGGCCACGCCTCCTGTCCCCCCTGCTGTATGTTTTGGGAGCAGCCATGGCCTTCTGGGGCAGCGTGCTGCTTCGCCTCTTTCTAAGGCTGCTTTCGTTGCTATTGGCCCCGCTTCACAGGTAATGAATGCCCGCTCCCCTCATGCATTCGATTGAACTACATGGAATTGGAAttagttgagtgtgtgtgtgggtgtctgctTTCAGGCCCTCTGTGTCTCGGGACTGCGGCACCCTGCATAGGCGTACTCAGCTGCTCCTCATCCTGTGTCTGAGCGTGTTAGGATGGGCTTCCTGTGGAGCCCTGTCAATCACAGCCACCTTCCTGCTGCATCTCTACCGAGTGAGTCTAGGGGCCCAGTTAAATACTTACTCATTGAACTTGTTAGTTTCCCTGTGGTTTACTGATGTATGCCTATGTTtctgtccaggtcctgaggctaCAGATGACAGAGAGGTCTCTGAGTCATATGCTGAACCTGGTAAGATTCAGAATTATTGCCCGCTCTAAAATGACCTCTCTAAAATATTCACATATTGATTATAATCACAACTACCCTTCCAGGTGCCCGAGAAACAAACAGACAAAGACAACGGAACTGGAAACAAAGAGAGAGGCactggggaaaaagagagaggcactggggaaaaagagagaggcactggggaaaaagagagaggcactggggaaaaagagagaggcactggggaaaaagagagaggcactggggaaaaagagagaggcactggggaaaaagagagaggcacCGGGAACAGTGAGGTCCTGGACAGCAAACCTAAAGAATGTAACGGCGCACCCCTGCTGTCGGACTCAGTACTGCAGGATGTGAGAGATGACCTGCAGCTGCACGTCAGCCTGTCTGCTCTCCTCACTCTACCAGTCATGCTCTGTGCCCCATCACTGATCCACTGGACCCGCAACCTCAGGTACTAGAGTGTGTGTCAAGCCCTTACCTTGTCCACCCTCTTCTTCCCTAACTCTaccgtgtgtgtgtccatgtgtagaACTGTGATTTTCCTCCTTCCTTTAATTGCCTTTTTTCTTTGCAGATATTCTGTTGCTCGTTTGGATCCTGACCCTTGCTGGCCCCACTCCGTGCCTCTCTTCATCGCCTCTCTGCTGCTCATCAACTGTAACACACTCACTCTCAGCTACAGGTGCTTGTATtatacttctctgtctgtctcacatgcgtgcacacacacatcttTCATGTCCGTCTTCACTCCTGTCctttcacccaggtgtgtgtgtgtgtattttaactTGTCTATTACGCTCTTATGTTTCAGTAAAACCCTGCCTATCACATCCCGCCTGGTGTTGCCTCTCTCCGTTGCCATGGTGACTTTCTCCCCACTCCATCTATACCGTGTAAACTACTTTGTGTCTGCAGCCCTGGTTCCGCTGGCTGTTTCCTGTCTCTTCTGAGTTCTGCTGGTACCTGCGCTAGGCCTATCACTCAGCAGACTCACAGATCCGGGTCAGGTCCCCAAACTGGTCAAAGCTAGTCTGGCCTGGGATTGCGCTCCCCTTTCAGGCCCTGAAGGGGGCGACGATGGCGACCCTACAGCAGAGCCATAGACATACATAGTTTGCGAAACTGTCCGCCATGTTGTCTCCAAGTGTTCCAAGCTTTTGGTGCCAACATGGCTACCATTGGAATTCCCAGTCTTAACCAAGTTTGCCTTACTCTGTATATATATGGCTCTGTCTTCAAGGAGCATGACACGATTACTCCTTCATAACAAATGTCACGCCTGATACTTGTGGTTCTCAACAGGATATTGCTCTCATCGTTTTTCATACAACTGTAATTTAACCTATTTTAGTACAGTATAATTGTGGTAATAGTGAGTATGAGGGGATTTGTTTCGTGTTTATTGGATTCTGTTTATTGGCCCTAAACGTCTTGGCCTGTCTTATTGGTAAATTTGATTGAACACACTCATGAAGCTAGCTACCTTTACTCTGTCATTAGTAAGATGTCAAATGTTGTAATTAGGGTTGCAAAACTACCTGTAATTTACCATTATAAAATATGattaaaaaaaagacattttACATGCTATGAAAATTATTAAAATCCTTAAACTTTTCAAAagtctggtagtttactggtcaaTTTTGAAAGTTACTGGTAACATTCCCTCCCTTTGCAACCTTAGTTACAATATTGTCATGCAGCTAGCTGTACTGTATGCAAGATGACCGTGGCTAACTCGCTTGCTTGGCTAGCTATTGTAACTGCACAGGACATGTTCCGTCATGCTTTTGACAGTGTAAAGATTTGAAAGGTTTTACAAGGAAGCGTTGGCTTAAACTCTATCACACCCTCAAACCTTCTTCAGCTGCTATCTTATGTTGCTATCATCCTGTTCAAAACACAGATGATGCATTTTTGAAAGTGGAGCTCCTAACTACATAACCTGTTCTTAGCCAAGTATGGTCATTTATTATGCAGTATGTGGCCATAGCTATGAATGTTATTGGTTAGTCTCAATCTAAAGTGACCGGGTCCTGACTACCTAAGATATCACGAGGAATGGATGACCCTGCGCACCATAGCTTAATTTAGTTGTGCAATGTTGTAGGAAGGTTATATGGAGTTGGATGCTATTCCACATCAGATCACTAGGGGGATAACTTGACGTTGTATCTATGTCGTAACATAACTACTTGAGCAGTTTTTCTGTGCATCTCTATGGAGGGAGTCCAGGTTGATGTTATCCATACTAGAGTATATTAGATCTGATATTACCTTGCAAACAGGCCTATCATGTGACTTTGATATTCTGTTACAAGCTACTGTCTATTTCTGATTTAACAAAATGTCCTCCGCTTGAAGAGCTAGCTTTAAAGGGATCTTTGGCTTTTTTATTGATGTCGTTAAGAGGCCATGGCCCCTATTATTTACTAGAAGATTCGTTACTTACTTGGAAAACATCAGCACTTGGTATTTCCATTTGCCTTAATCAGTTACCTCACATTTTTCCAAACTGGATTTTCTAAAGACACATAGCTCTTGCATTGAAATACAGTTGACAAACTGACATCGGCTTGGTATCCACAAGGCAAATACACGTATAAGTGTGTATTACCATCACTGTAGTAATGAAAGCACAGGGTTGTAGATATTCAGGATCAGATGAAGGAGCCCTATTGCCACCGATACATGGAGGCACCTGAGATGGTGCCTTTTAGACTGTTTCACCCTCTACCGTTTGCTAattcaaggtgtgtgtgtttgcgtaaaACCCTATCAGCCATAGCTCTACTCCAATGTACAACACAGTGGATTGTGTTAGTGGTGTTTTTTTGACAATTGTTTTGTAAGAATTAaccaatagtgtgtgtgtgtgtgtgcgtgtactttTGATGCTCACCAGCACCCCTTGACCCCAACTCTGTTGGCATCCCTTGGACAAAGCAGCTAGTGCCTTTCTGCCGATTTGCCCCTCCACGCATTCACTCTCCTATCTGCCTGTCAATCAAGACACTTCCCTAGTATAGGGCATAAGATTGTGACATAGACCAGCATCTCTGACAAGTGACTAATCTGGTCATCTGAGTGCAACAGTAGTGAGCATAACTCTTGCTTGTAGCTGTCTTAACACTTTCATTTGCAAGACAGAACAGATTTCAAATACAGAATGGTTACATGGAATGGAACAGGTTATGTTGGTGTGTGTTAAATTATTTGACAAAGCCACAATGTTGTTATGTCAAGGTAAAGGCAGCTTGGTTCTTGTACAGTGTTACAACTTTTCAAGCTCAAGAAGACAGGCTATGAATTAAACACCTTTGTCCATCCTAGCTAGCTTCAATTTAAAGAGACCAAACCCACtccagcacaaacacacacgcatatacTACACTCTCTCCCCGACGACACCCCTGTGtcacctgcactgtgaatgtacctgtttgtttgtttgtatgtgtgtgcataaGTATGTAAGACTTTAGTGTGGGTGCTTTGTGTGTACTAAACTATAGTATGTCAATGTGGTGCAGTTTTAGTGCTTTGAAACGTACATATTCTGCCTCATTCCAAATGTGAATCGTGACCAGATTTATATAGATGAAACTTTGTGGTAAAACTAGTAGAAATGGGCATATGTTTTCTATGAAtatgatagatttttttttttctttttttattggtGTTCACTGTGACCGTGCCGTGATTTCTGAAGTGAGATTGACACCTCAGCAACTACTCATGTTCTAACGTAACCAACCAGAGTGAAGCTGTCACTACAAGCATATCTCAATTTATATGTGTTTTGTTTAGCTTTTTATGCTCTTTGAGATTATTTTTATGTAATGAAAAGCACTAcacaagttaaataaataataattatatgGGATATTGTTCCTTGAACCCTGAAATGCCTAATGTTTGCATTCATAGCTGTTAGGATTGTAATGTTAGCAGTCATAACCTTTT
The DNA window shown above is from Salmo salar chromosome ssa25, Ssal_v3.1, whole genome shotgun sequence and carries:
- the pgap1 gene encoding GPI inositol-deacylase isoform X2; protein product: MARQYPAYGLYLYGEGQYAQDTRGLKLTGAPVLFLPGNAGSYKQARSLGSVALRKAEALEGGVHLNVFTIDFNEELVALYGGSLRRQTHFLHESIKAILRLYKDHEAPPHSVVLVGHSMGGVVARALFTLPRFSPRLVSLIITQASPHQAPVLSLDTHLLEFYSAVRQRWVGRAEDLRNVTVLSVGGGYRDYQVRSGLTALPCPQDDPSKLSLVVTAVPRTWVSTDHLSIVWCKELVLATVRAFFDLIEPETGQFSDDPERRMAILNHHFIRHPVRVLGEQLETPVSLSGSPKTWSEVNTLRLAYSAPKEGQAKYFLFALSSRRRAYSHFYCRSNNLEMTSWVYGCTQMNGSMCVQAVDLSFGTELLPAYKVLTLSLSELSSVSHLIVVASNLNGRQFTVECEWQRQESQTISVPVPHVLSFGMSVSDVTLNSTGLRHTIELQHFHQVYQAFRISVVSHCKVTKADRLPNVYIMKVPWFREDSVTTSSIPSVTEISGMLHTSSPDNSAGVLLQLHTAPNCHYKVSVRTSFPRVLGQVLRFCGPVLPVYVAVALLLACGGQMSSVVRMGRPLQMSHAVARSLQPHKVDLPVYLLHLLLRYSWFQDGWSALHLPPLDALPATSPDGTTQEGLPLNEDWPRLLSPLLYVLGAAMAFWGSVLLRLFLRLLSLLLAPLHRPSVSRDCGTLHRRTQLLLILCLSVLGWASCGALSITATFLLHLYRVLRLQMTERSLSHMLNLVPEKQTDKDNGTGNKERGTGEKERGTGEKERGTGEKERGTGEKERGTGEKERGTGEKERGTGEKERGTGNSEVLDSKPKECNGAPLLSDSVLQDVRDDLQLHVSLSALLTLPVMLCAPSLIHWTRNLRYSVARLDPDPCWPHSVPLFIASLLLINCNTLTLSYSKTLPITSRLVLPLSVAMVTFSPLHLYRVNYFVSAALVPLAVSCLF
- the pgap1 gene encoding GPI inositol-deacylase isoform X1 encodes the protein MRVATVAFYGCALGLLAMGLREMFSGFEENRCTMTYMFEYPEYRRIALPRRMARQYPAYGLYLYGEGQYAQDTRGLKLTGAPVLFLPGNAGSYKQARSLGSVALRKAEALEGGVHLNVFTIDFNEELVALYGGSLRRQTHFLHESIKAILRLYKDHEAPPHSVVLVGHSMGGVVARALFTLPRFSPRLVSLIITQASPHQAPVLSLDTHLLEFYSAVRQRWVGRAEDLRNVTVLSVGGGYRDYQVRSGLTALPCPQDDPSKLSLVVTAVPRTWVSTDHLSIVWCKELVLATVRAFFDLIEPETGQFSDDPERRMAILNHHFIRHPVRVLGEQLETPVSLSGSPKTWSEVNTLRLAYSAPKEGQAKYFLFALSSRRRAYSHFYCRSNNLEMTSWVYGCTQMNGSMCVQAVDLSFGTELLPAYKVLTLSLSELSSVSHLIVVASNLNGRQFTVECEWQRQESQTISVPVPHVLSFGMSVSDVTLNSTGLRHTIELQHFHQVYQAFRISVVSHCKVTKADRLPNVYIMKVPWFREDSVTTSSIPSVTEISGMLHTSSPDNSAGVLLQLHTAPNCHYKVSVRTSFPRVLGQVLRFCGPVLPVYVAVALLLACGGQMSSVVRMGRPLQMSHAVARSLQPHKVDLPVYLLHLLLRYSWFQDGWSALHLPPLDALPATSPDGTTQEGLPLNEDWPRLLSPLLYVLGAAMAFWGSVLLRLFLRLLSLLLAPLHRPSVSRDCGTLHRRTQLLLILCLSVLGWASCGALSITATFLLHLYRVLRLQMTERSLSHMLNLVPEKQTDKDNGTGNKERGTGEKERGTGEKERGTGEKERGTGEKERGTGEKERGTGEKERGTGEKERGTGNSEVLDSKPKECNGAPLLSDSVLQDVRDDLQLHVSLSALLTLPVMLCAPSLIHWTRNLRYSVARLDPDPCWPHSVPLFIASLLLINCNTLTLSYSKTLPITSRLVLPLSVAMVTFSPLHLYRVNYFVSAALVPLAVSCLF